A stretch of the Enterobacter mori genome encodes the following:
- a CDS encoding sugar ABC transporter ATP-binding protein translates to MTPLLQLSGITKVFPGVRALENVQLALWPGKVTALIGENGAGKSTLVKVMTGIYQPDEGEILYKAIPVHLPTPESAHKIGITAIHQETVLFDELSVTENIFVGQYLYKGFLKKLDWPEMHRRAQAILTRLEVQIDPRATLKTLSIAQRHMVAIARALSFEAQVVILDEPTAALSQHEILEFYQIVERLKQEGKAILFISHKFDEIFELADHYTILRDGAFVGEGAMSAITEERMVSMMVGRAITQTFPKVACEKGETVLEIKNLCHPTEFADISFSLRKGEILGFYGLVGAGRTELMQALSGVTRPSSGEIILNGQARRFRQPADAIKAGIVCVPEERQKQGAIIELSIAQNISLPQLGKLNPNGVLHDDREWRLADEYAKRLQVKAFSWKQAVDTLSGGNQQKVVIGKWLATHPDVIILDEPTKGIDIGSKAAVHQFMSELVGQGLAVIMVSSELPEVMGMADRIIVMHEGLMVAEYRAGDATAETIVSAASGAKQEAA, encoded by the coding sequence TATCGGCGAAAACGGCGCGGGCAAGTCGACGCTGGTTAAAGTGATGACCGGCATTTACCAGCCCGACGAGGGCGAAATCCTCTACAAGGCGATCCCCGTTCACCTCCCGACGCCGGAATCGGCGCACAAGATCGGCATCACCGCTATACATCAGGAAACCGTCCTGTTCGATGAACTCTCGGTCACCGAGAATATCTTTGTAGGGCAGTACCTCTACAAAGGCTTTCTGAAAAAACTCGACTGGCCGGAAATGCATCGCCGGGCGCAGGCGATCCTTACCCGCCTTGAGGTGCAAATCGACCCGCGCGCGACGCTGAAAACCCTGAGCATCGCCCAGCGCCACATGGTGGCCATCGCCCGCGCGCTGTCGTTTGAGGCGCAGGTGGTGATCCTCGATGAACCTACAGCGGCGCTGTCGCAGCATGAAATCCTCGAGTTTTACCAGATTGTGGAGCGCTTAAAGCAGGAGGGCAAAGCCATCCTGTTTATCTCCCATAAGTTCGACGAGATTTTTGAGCTGGCCGATCATTACACCATTTTGCGCGACGGCGCGTTCGTCGGAGAAGGCGCGATGAGTGCGATAACCGAAGAGCGGATGGTATCGATGATGGTCGGGCGCGCCATCACCCAGACCTTCCCGAAGGTAGCGTGCGAAAAAGGCGAGACGGTGCTGGAGATAAAAAATCTCTGCCACCCGACCGAGTTCGCCGACATCTCCTTCTCCCTGCGTAAGGGGGAAATCCTCGGCTTCTACGGGCTGGTCGGCGCCGGGCGTACCGAGCTGATGCAGGCGCTTTCTGGCGTCACGCGGCCATCGTCAGGCGAAATTATTCTTAACGGTCAGGCCCGACGCTTCCGCCAGCCTGCGGATGCGATTAAAGCCGGTATCGTCTGCGTGCCGGAAGAGCGGCAGAAGCAGGGCGCGATTATCGAACTGTCCATTGCCCAAAACATCAGCCTGCCGCAGCTCGGCAAGCTCAATCCGAACGGCGTGCTGCACGATGACCGCGAATGGCGGCTGGCGGATGAATACGCCAAACGCCTGCAGGTGAAAGCCTTTAGCTGGAAACAGGCGGTGGACACCCTCTCCGGGGGCAACCAGCAAAAGGTCGTTATCGGCAAATGGCTGGCGACGCATCCTGACGTGATCATCCTCGATGAGCCGACAAAAGGTATCGATATCGGTTCAAAAGCCGCCGTTCATCAATTTATGTCCGAGCTGGTCGGCCAGGGGCTGGCGGTGATTATGGTCTCGTCAGAACTGCCGGAAGTGATGGGCATGGCGGATCGCATTATCGTCATGCACGAAGGGCTGATGGTGGCCGAATACCGGGCGGGTGACGCGACGGCGGAAACCATCGTCAGCGCCGCCAGCGGTGCAAAACAGGAGGCGGCATAA
- a CDS encoding ABC transporter permease, whose amino-acid sequence MLNSLLKHREALLGAVIVLMVVAIGSRVPSFIAPGNLVEMFNDTAILIVLALGQMMVLLTKGIDLSMAANLALTGMIVALINFHYPDVPVWALLILASVLGLLMGAINGLLVWKLGIPAIVVTLGTMSIYRGIIFLLSGGGWVNANQMGADFLGLPRASVLGLPVLSWCAIAALLLVGYFLRYSRTGRALYTAGGNATAAYYTGINAGKMQFISFCLSGLLAGFCGYLWISRFAVAYVDVANGFELQVVAACVIGGISTMGGTGRVLGCLFGALFLGVINNALPVIGVSPFWQMAISGTVIVIAVLLNERGNRRKGRLILHDAALARQKLAVKS is encoded by the coding sequence ATGCTTAACTCGCTGTTAAAACACCGCGAAGCCCTGCTGGGCGCGGTGATTGTGCTGATGGTCGTCGCCATCGGCAGCCGCGTGCCGTCGTTTATTGCGCCGGGCAACCTGGTGGAGATGTTTAACGACACCGCCATTCTGATCGTCCTCGCGCTCGGGCAGATGATGGTGCTGCTCACCAAAGGTATCGACCTGTCGATGGCGGCCAATCTGGCGCTGACGGGGATGATTGTCGCCCTGATTAACTTCCATTACCCGGACGTGCCGGTCTGGGCGCTGCTGATCCTCGCGAGCGTACTCGGGCTGCTAATGGGCGCGATTAACGGCCTGCTGGTGTGGAAGCTGGGCATTCCGGCGATTGTGGTCACGCTCGGCACCATGAGCATCTACCGCGGCATTATCTTTTTGCTCTCCGGCGGCGGCTGGGTCAATGCCAACCAGATGGGCGCGGACTTCCTCGGCCTGCCGCGCGCCTCCGTGCTGGGCCTGCCGGTGCTGAGCTGGTGTGCCATCGCTGCGCTGCTGCTGGTGGGCTACTTCCTGCGCTACAGCCGAACTGGACGGGCGCTGTACACCGCAGGCGGCAACGCCACGGCAGCCTACTACACCGGGATCAACGCCGGGAAAATGCAGTTCATTAGTTTCTGCCTTTCCGGTCTGCTGGCCGGGTTCTGCGGGTATCTGTGGATTTCGCGCTTCGCCGTTGCGTATGTTGACGTCGCTAACGGTTTTGAATTGCAGGTGGTGGCAGCCTGTGTGATTGGCGGGATCAGCACCATGGGCGGCACCGGCCGCGTGCTCGGCTGCCTGTTCGGCGCGCTGTTCCTCGGGGTGATCAACAACGCCCTGCCGGTGATCGGCGTCTCCCCGTTCTGGCAAATGGCGATTTCCGGCACGGTGATCGTCATTGCGGTGCTGTTAAACGAGCGCGGCAACAGGCGTAAAGGGCGGCTGATTCTGCACGACGCGGCGCTGGCACGTCAGAAACTGGCGGTGAAATCATGA
- a CDS encoding ABC transporter permease, with product MSKMMASEEIKNVPAAPGIFQRLLCWEGFLLAVTLAVFVGNALASPYFLNVWNLSDATFNFTEKAIIVLPMAMLIIAREIDLSVASTIALSSTVMGFCATAGIDTPLLVCVGLGVGLLCGLFNGILVTRFNLSSIVITIGTMSLYRGITYILLGDQALNSYPESFAWFGQGYVWGALSFEFALFIVLAAVFVFVLHRTNFGRRTYAIGNNPTGAWYSGINVKRHNLILFALVGLMSGLASVLLTSRLGSTRPTIAMGWELAVVTMAVLGGVNILGGSGSMVGVIIAAFLMGLVTFGLSLLNVPGIVMSVIIGAMLIVVISLPIITRRIMQRRRI from the coding sequence ATGAGCAAAATGATGGCCTCTGAAGAGATCAAAAACGTGCCTGCTGCGCCGGGCATTTTCCAGCGCCTGCTGTGCTGGGAAGGCTTTCTGCTGGCGGTGACGCTGGCGGTGTTCGTGGGCAACGCCCTCGCCTCGCCTTACTTCCTCAACGTCTGGAACCTCTCCGACGCGACGTTCAACTTCACCGAAAAGGCGATCATCGTATTGCCGATGGCGATGCTGATCATCGCCCGGGAAATTGACCTGTCGGTGGCGTCCACCATCGCGCTCAGCTCGACGGTGATGGGCTTTTGCGCGACAGCGGGTATCGATACGCCGCTGCTGGTCTGCGTCGGGTTAGGCGTGGGTCTGCTGTGCGGATTGTTCAACGGCATCCTGGTGACGCGCTTTAACCTGTCGTCCATCGTCATCACCATTGGCACCATGAGCCTGTACCGCGGGATCACCTACATCCTGCTCGGGGACCAGGCGCTGAACAGCTACCCGGAGAGCTTCGCCTGGTTCGGCCAGGGCTACGTCTGGGGCGCGCTGTCGTTTGAGTTCGCGCTGTTTATCGTGCTGGCCGCGGTGTTTGTCTTTGTGCTGCACCGCACCAACTTTGGCCGCCGCACCTACGCCATCGGCAATAACCCGACCGGCGCGTGGTATTCCGGCATCAACGTTAAGCGTCACAACCTGATCCTGTTCGCGCTGGTGGGGCTGATGTCCGGCCTGGCGTCGGTGCTGCTCACTTCGCGCCTGGGCAGCACCCGCCCGACGATTGCGATGGGCTGGGAGCTGGCGGTGGTAACGATGGCGGTGCTCGGTGGCGTCAATATTCTCGGCGGGTCCGGCAGCATGGTGGGCGTGATTATCGCCGCCTTCCTGATGGGGCTGGTGACCTTCGGCCTGAGCCTACTCAACGTGCCCGGCATCGTGATGTCGGTGATTATCGGCGCGATGCTGATCGTGGTGATTTCGCTGCCGATCATCACGCGACGGATTATGCAGCGAAGACGGATTTAA
- the fucO gene encoding lactaldehyde reductase yields MSFMLALPKISLHGAGAIGDMVNLVASKQWGKALIVTDGQLVKLGLLDSLFAALDAHQMSYHLFDEVFPNPTEALVQKGYAAYQDAECDYVIAFGGGSPIDTAKAIKILTANPGPSTDYSGVGKVKNAGVPLVAINTTAGTAAEMTSNAVIIDSARQVKEVIIDPNIIPDIAVDDASVMLDIPASVTAATGMDALTHAIEAYVSVGAHPLTDANALEAIRLINLWLPKAVVDGHNLEAREQMAFGQYLAGMAFNSAGLGLVHALAHQPGATHNLPHGVCNAILLPIVESFNRPNAVARFARVAQAMGVDTRGMSDEAASMSAIQAIRDLSARVGIPSGFSQLGVTKADIEGWLDKALADPCAPCNPRTASRDDVRELYLEAL; encoded by the coding sequence ATGAGCTTTATGTTGGCACTGCCAAAAATCAGCCTGCACGGCGCGGGCGCAATCGGCGATATGGTCAACCTGGTGGCGAGCAAGCAGTGGGGAAAAGCGCTGATTGTCACCGACGGCCAGCTGGTGAAGCTGGGCCTGCTCGACAGCCTGTTTGCCGCGCTGGACGCCCATCAGATGTCGTATCACCTGTTCGATGAGGTGTTCCCGAACCCGACGGAAGCGCTGGTGCAGAAAGGCTATGCGGCGTATCAGGACGCGGAGTGTGATTACGTGATTGCCTTCGGCGGCGGCAGCCCGATTGATACCGCCAAGGCGATCAAAATCCTCACCGCTAACCCCGGTCCGTCTACCGATTACTCCGGCGTCGGCAAAGTGAAAAACGCGGGCGTGCCGCTGGTGGCGATCAACACCACCGCAGGCACGGCGGCGGAGATGACCAGCAACGCGGTGATCATCGACTCCGCGCGTCAGGTGAAAGAGGTGATTATTGACCCGAACATCATCCCGGATATTGCCGTGGACGATGCCAGCGTAATGCTCGATATTCCCGCCTCCGTGACCGCCGCAACCGGCATGGATGCGTTGACTCATGCCATTGAAGCCTATGTGTCCGTTGGCGCGCACCCGCTCACCGATGCCAACGCGCTGGAAGCGATTCGCCTGATTAACCTGTGGCTGCCGAAAGCGGTCGTGGACGGTCATAACCTTGAAGCGCGTGAGCAGATGGCGTTTGGTCAGTATCTGGCGGGCATGGCGTTTAACAGCGCTGGCCTCGGCCTGGTGCATGCTTTGGCGCACCAGCCGGGCGCGACGCACAACCTGCCGCACGGCGTGTGCAACGCCATCCTGCTGCCGATCGTCGAAAGCTTTAACCGCCCGAACGCGGTGGCCCGTTTCGCCCGCGTGGCGCAGGCGATGGGAGTGGATACGCGCGGCATGAGCGATGAAGCCGCCAGCATGTCCGCCATTCAGGCGATTCGCGACCTGAGCGCTCGCGTCGGCATTCCGTCCGGCTTCAGCCAGCTCGGCGTGACCAAAGCGGACATCGAAGGCTGGCTGGATAAAGCCCTCGCCGACCCGTGCGCGCCGTGTAACCCGCGCACCGCCAGCCGCGATGACGTACGCGAGCTGTATCTGGAGGCATTATGA
- the rhaM gene encoding L-rhamnose mutarotase, which produces MIRKAFVMQVNPDAHDEYERRHNPIWPELEAVLKAHGAHHYAIYLDKTRNLLFATVEIESEERWNAVANTDVCQRWWKFMGDVMPSNSDNSPVSAELKEVFYLA; this is translated from the coding sequence ATGATCCGCAAAGCCTTTGTCATGCAGGTCAACCCGGACGCGCACGACGAGTACGAACGCCGCCACAACCCTATCTGGCCCGAGCTGGAAGCGGTGCTGAAAGCCCACGGCGCGCACCACTACGCCATCTATCTCGACAAAACACGCAACCTGCTGTTTGCAACCGTGGAGATTGAATCGGAAGAGCGCTGGAACGCGGTCGCGAACACCGACGTCTGCCAGCGCTGGTGGAAATTCATGGGTGACGTGATGCCGTCAAACTCGGATAACAGCCCGGTGAGTGCGGAGCTGAAAGAGGTGTTTTACCTGGCGTAA
- a CDS encoding MFS transporter: MNTTTCTHKDNPNFWIFGLFFFLYFFIMATCFPFLPIWLSDIIGLNKTHTGIVFSCISLSAIAFQPVLGVISDKLGLKKHLLWIISVLLFLFAPFFLYVFAPLLKANIWLGALSGGLYIGFVFSAGSGAIEAYIERVSRNSYFEYGKARMFGCLGWGLCASTGGILFGIDPSYVFWMGSAAALLLMLLLVVAKPKPNQTAQVMNALGANQPQITARTVFNLFRQRRMWMFILYVIGVACVYDVFDQQFATFFKTFFATPQEGTRAFGFATTAGEICNAIIMFCSPWIINRIGAKNTLLIAGVIMATRIIGSSFATTAAEVIALKMLHALEVPFLLVGAFKYITGVFDTRLSATIYLIGFQFAKQSAAIFLSAFAGNMYDRIGFQETYLMLGCFVLAITVVSAFTLSSRREIAASRGAVEAN; the protein is encoded by the coding sequence ATGAACACAACAACCTGTACCCACAAAGACAACCCTAACTTCTGGATCTTCGGGCTGTTCTTCTTTCTCTACTTCTTCATCATGGCCACCTGCTTTCCGTTCCTGCCGATCTGGCTGTCGGACATCATCGGCCTGAACAAAACCCATACCGGGATTGTCTTCTCCTGCATCTCGCTGTCCGCCATCGCCTTCCAGCCGGTGCTGGGGGTCATTTCGGACAAGCTGGGGCTGAAAAAACACCTACTGTGGATCATCTCGGTGCTGCTGTTTCTGTTCGCGCCGTTTTTCCTGTACGTCTTCGCGCCGCTGCTGAAAGCCAATATCTGGCTGGGCGCGCTGAGCGGCGGGCTGTATATCGGCTTTGTCTTCTCGGCGGGATCGGGGGCGATTGAGGCCTATATTGAGCGCGTAAGCCGCAACAGCTACTTTGAATACGGCAAGGCGCGCATGTTCGGCTGTCTCGGCTGGGGGCTATGCGCCTCAACGGGTGGCATCCTTTTTGGCATCGATCCGTCGTACGTCTTCTGGATGGGATCGGCGGCGGCGCTGCTGTTGATGCTATTACTGGTGGTGGCGAAACCGAAGCCCAACCAGACGGCGCAGGTCATGAACGCCCTGGGCGCTAACCAGCCGCAGATCACCGCCAGAACGGTGTTCAACCTGTTCCGCCAGCGCAGAATGTGGATGTTCATTCTGTACGTGATTGGCGTGGCCTGCGTGTATGACGTTTTCGACCAGCAGTTTGCCACCTTCTTCAAAACCTTCTTCGCCACGCCGCAGGAAGGCACTCGCGCCTTTGGCTTTGCCACCACGGCGGGGGAAATTTGTAATGCCATTATCATGTTCTGCTCGCCGTGGATCATTAACCGCATCGGCGCGAAAAATACGCTGCTGATCGCCGGGGTGATTATGGCGACGCGCATTATCGGCTCGTCGTTTGCCACCACCGCCGCGGAGGTGATTGCCCTGAAGATGCTGCACGCGCTGGAAGTCCCGTTCCTGCTGGTGGGGGCGTTCAAGTACATCACCGGGGTGTTTGATACGCGGCTTTCGGCCACCATCTACCTGATTGGCTTCCAGTTTGCCAAACAGTCGGCTGCCATTTTCCTCTCCGCCTTTGCCGGGAATATGTATGACCGGATCGGCTTCCAGGAGACGTACCTGATGCTGGGCTGCTTCGTGCTGGCCATTACGGTGGTGTCGGCGTTTACGCTGAGCAGCAGGCGGGAGATTGCTGCTAGCCGGGGGGCGGTAGAGGCGAATTAG
- a CDS encoding alpha-galactosidase, producing MQDSIFRLESNTVDMVVKAHPFAEILYWGPHLQHFSPHDALSIARPVANGRLDVDSPVTLMAELGHGLFGSPGIEGHRQGLDGSPVFKTTGVQQQGQSLTVTAEDDHAGLRLTSELTLDASGVLVVRHGLTNLKAQAWQVDRFAVTLPVAERAQEVMAFHGRWIREFQPHRVTLEHDSFVIENRRGKTSHEHFPALIAGTPSFREMHGDVWGVHLGWSGNHRLRAEAKTDGRRYLQAEALYLPGEMTIEEGDTLWTPRLYASYSANGLNGMSQQFHRYLRDNVIRFPEDKPRPVHLNTWEGIYFNHDPEYIMRMADEAAALGVERFIIDDGWFKGRNDDHAALGDWYLDEKKYPNGLTPVIEHVKRLGMEFGIWVEPEMINPDSDLYRAHPDWVLALPGYAQATGRHQLVLNLNIPQAFDYLVERMSWLLGEHAVDYVKWDMNRELVQPGHNGKAAADAQTRQFYRLLDVLGQRFPHIEFESCSSGGGRIDYEVLTRCHRFWASDNNDALERSTIQRGMSYFFPPEVMGAHIGHHKCHATFRQHSIQFRGLTALFGHMGLELDPLTVDEDEREGYRYYAALHKQWREVIHHGTQWRVDMPDATTLAQCIVSEDRTQGLFLVSQLAMPDYTLMMPLRMPGLDASAQYRITLLDHPNIQITGEGGHTMRKLPSWMETPQTVSGEWLMQAGIALPILDPETAILVGVERV from the coding sequence ATGCAAGATTCCATTTTTCGACTCGAAAGCAATACGGTGGACATGGTGGTTAAAGCTCACCCTTTCGCCGAAATTCTCTACTGGGGGCCGCACCTTCAACACTTTTCGCCGCACGATGCGCTGAGCATTGCGCGCCCGGTTGCTAACGGCAGGCTGGACGTGGACTCCCCGGTCACGCTGATGGCCGAGCTGGGGCACGGCCTCTTTGGCTCGCCGGGCATTGAGGGGCACCGCCAGGGGCTGGACGGTTCACCCGTCTTTAAAACCACTGGCGTGCAGCAGCAGGGGCAATCCCTGACGGTAACGGCAGAAGATGACCATGCGGGCCTGCGCCTGACCAGCGAATTAACGCTGGATGCCAGCGGCGTGCTGGTGGTGCGCCACGGTTTAACCAACCTGAAAGCACAGGCGTGGCAGGTGGATCGCTTCGCCGTGACGCTGCCGGTGGCCGAGCGCGCGCAGGAGGTGATGGCTTTCCACGGACGCTGGATCAGAGAATTTCAGCCGCACCGCGTGACGCTTGAACACGACAGCTTCGTGATTGAAAACCGTCGAGGTAAAACCTCCCACGAGCACTTCCCGGCGCTGATTGCCGGTACGCCATCGTTTCGCGAAATGCACGGCGACGTCTGGGGCGTTCACCTGGGCTGGAGCGGCAACCACCGCCTGCGCGCGGAAGCGAAAACCGATGGCCGTCGCTATCTGCAGGCCGAAGCGCTTTACCTGCCAGGGGAAATGACCATTGAGGAGGGCGACACGCTCTGGACGCCGCGCCTGTATGCCAGCTACTCCGCGAACGGACTGAACGGTATGAGCCAGCAGTTCCACCGCTACCTGCGCGACAACGTTATCCGCTTCCCGGAAGATAAACCGCGCCCGGTGCATCTCAATACCTGGGAGGGAATCTACTTTAACCACGACCCGGAATACATCATGCGCATGGCTGACGAGGCGGCGGCGCTGGGCGTGGAGCGCTTCATTATCGACGACGGCTGGTTCAAAGGCCGCAACGACGATCATGCTGCGCTGGGCGACTGGTATCTGGACGAGAAAAAATACCCGAACGGCCTGACGCCGGTGATCGAGCACGTTAAACGGCTCGGCATGGAGTTTGGTATCTGGGTCGAGCCGGAGATGATTAACCCGGATTCCGATCTGTATCGCGCGCACCCTGACTGGGTGCTGGCGCTGCCGGGCTACGCCCAGGCGACCGGACGACACCAGCTGGTGCTCAATCTCAACATCCCGCAAGCCTTTGACTACCTGGTGGAGCGCATGAGCTGGCTGCTGGGCGAGCACGCGGTCGACTACGTGAAATGGGACATGAACCGCGAGCTGGTGCAGCCAGGACACAACGGCAAAGCCGCCGCTGACGCGCAAACCCGCCAGTTTTACCGCCTGCTGGACGTGCTGGGCCAGCGCTTTCCACACATTGAGTTTGAATCCTGCTCCTCCGGCGGCGGGCGAATCGATTATGAAGTGCTGACCCGCTGCCACCGCTTCTGGGCGTCCGATAACAACGATGCCCTGGAGCGCAGCACTATCCAGCGCGGCATGAGCTATTTCTTCCCGCCGGAGGTGATGGGGGCGCATATCGGTCATCATAAATGCCACGCCACCTTCCGCCAGCACAGCATCCAGTTTCGCGGGCTGACGGCGCTGTTTGGCCATATGGGGCTGGAGCTGGACCCGCTCACCGTTGATGAAGATGAACGCGAAGGCTATCGGTACTACGCCGCACTGCACAAGCAGTGGCGAGAGGTGATCCACCACGGTACGCAGTGGCGCGTGGATATGCCGGATGCCACCACCCTGGCGCAGTGTATCGTGAGCGAAGACAGGACGCAGGGGCTGTTTTTAGTCAGCCAGCTCGCGATGCCGGATTACACCCTGATGATGCCGCTGCGCATGCCGGGGTTAGACGCCAGCGCGCAGTACCGCATCACGCTGCTCGATCACCCGAACATCCAGATTACGGGTGAGGGTGGACACACCATGCGTAAGCTGCCGTCGTGGATGGAAACGCCGCAAACGGTAAGCGGCGAGTGGCTGATGCAGGCGGGTATTGCGCTGCCGATTCTGGACCCGGAAACCGCCATTCTGGTTGGCGTGGAACGCGTGTAA
- a CDS encoding LacI family DNA-binding transcriptional regulator: MSLKAIAKELGLSVTTVSRALNGYDDVSAGTRARVEAEAQRRGYRPNTFARRLKMGKIDAVGLVFPVHPVPLNNSVFMDMVGEISHELARHEIDLLLIADDDLADKHSYMRMVQSRRVDALIVAHTLDHDPRLEQLQAAGFPFLALGRSQLPQPYAWFDFDNYAGTYQATRWLIDKGHQRIALLGESNNQAFITQRRHGYLDALREAGLSSEWLRAMPPSRRVGYATTKELLSLPQPPTAIITDCNTHGDGAAMALSQMGRLTGENAVSLVVYDGLPQDSIVDIEVGSVIQSTRQGVGKQIADMVRQLINGDDIAHLQVLWQPEFSPGQTA; the protein is encoded by the coding sequence ATGTCGCTTAAAGCCATTGCCAAAGAACTGGGGCTGTCAGTCACTACCGTCAGCCGTGCACTCAACGGATATGACGACGTCTCCGCAGGGACGCGCGCCCGCGTGGAAGCAGAGGCTCAGCGCCGTGGCTACCGACCTAACACCTTCGCCCGCCGCCTCAAGATGGGCAAAATCGACGCCGTCGGGCTGGTGTTTCCGGTGCATCCCGTTCCGCTCAATAACAGCGTATTTATGGACATGGTCGGCGAAATTAGCCACGAACTGGCGCGACATGAGATCGACTTATTGCTCATCGCCGACGACGATCTGGCGGATAAGCACAGCTACATGCGCATGGTGCAGAGCCGCCGCGTGGATGCGCTGATCGTAGCGCACACGCTGGATCACGATCCGCGTCTTGAGCAACTTCAGGCCGCCGGTTTTCCTTTCCTGGCGCTCGGGCGCAGCCAGCTGCCGCAGCCGTACGCGTGGTTTGACTTCGACAACTATGCCGGTACGTATCAGGCCACCCGCTGGCTGATCGATAAAGGTCATCAGCGCATTGCGCTACTGGGCGAGAGCAATAATCAGGCATTCATCACCCAGCGTCGTCATGGCTATCTGGACGCGCTGCGGGAAGCCGGGCTTTCCAGCGAATGGCTGCGCGCCATGCCCCCTTCGCGTCGCGTGGGGTATGCCACCACGAAAGAACTTCTCTCCCTGCCGCAGCCGCCCACGGCCATCATTACCGACTGCAACACCCACGGCGACGGTGCGGCGATGGCCCTGTCGCAGATGGGACGCTTAACGGGTGAAAACGCCGTCTCGCTGGTGGTCTACGACGGCCTGCCGCAGGACAGCATTGTCGATATCGAGGTGGGGTCCGTTATTCAGTCTACCCGGCAGGGCGTTGGAAAACAGATTGCCGATATGGTGCGTCAGCTGATTAACGGCGACGATATCGCGCACCTGCAGGTGCTCTGGCAGCCTGAATTCTCCCCCGGCCAGACGGCCTGA